GAAAAATCACATCGTAACAAAGTGGTTATTTTCAAGCATTCCACAAGATGTTTCATCAGCAGTACGGTTTTGAAAAACTTTGAAAACGAAGTTCAGAATTCTGACAAGAATATTGACTATTACTACCTAGATTTGCTGGCCTGCAGAAGCCTTTCAAATAAAATTGCTGAGCAGTTCGGTGTGGAACATCAAAGCCCGCAAATCATCGTTTTGGAAAATGGTATAGCAGTTGGAAACGCCTCACATCAGGCTATTTCTTTAAATTTGGTTTAAGGATTTCTATGGAAAATATCGATTACTATCTTTCCGAAGTCCTGGAAATACCGAAGGAAGCAACAGCAAACTGCGGTGCCTACTACACTATGAAACCTGTGAAGAAGGGTGAGTTCCTTTTGCAGGAAGGAGAGGTGTGTCAAAGCAATTATTTTGTGGAAAAAGGTTTGCTGCGAATGTATTCCCTTGATAAAAACGGGAAGGAACACATTATTCAGTTTGCGCCGGAAAATTGGATAATGAGCGACCGCAGTTCACTTTATTTCAACGAAAAATCCAAATACTACATCGAAGCCGTGGAAGATTCGGAAATTCTTTTTCTTACCCCGGATTTTTTTGCCAATTTAAAGATGCAGTTTCCCGAAAGTATTGCCAATAATGATCTATTGCTGCAAAAGCATATCCGTGGACTTCAGGACCGCGTAAATTCCCTGCTGGCCGAAACCGCAGAAGAGCGATACCTGAAATTTATCCGGATGTACCCCGATCTGCTTCAGCGGGTTCCGCAGTGGATGGTAGCTTCTTACCTCGGAATTACACCCGAAAGTTTGAGCCGCGTCCGTAAAGAACTGGTGAAGGCGAAAGGTTGATTCTATTTCTTAAATACCAGCAAAGGAACTTGGATCTCAAAAGAAACCTTTTCAGTTTTACTCGGATTAAGAAGTTTTTGCCAGAACGTTTGTTCCGTTCTTTGTTTCTGGGTAAACATCACTGCCAATGAGGGTTTGTTTTCATTGATGTAATGCTGGATATTTTCAGCCAGCGTATTACTTACATGATGTGGAAAAAACTTCAGGCTGAAACCGTATTCATAATCTTTCGCATAAAGTTCCTGTCGCAAAATTTCATCAGCCGCGTCTTCATTTGGCCAGTAGAAATTTAAGACATCAATCGGCGCTTTCCACGGTG
The sequence above is a segment of the Chryseobacterium taklimakanense genome. Coding sequences within it:
- a CDS encoding Crp/Fnr family transcriptional regulator; this encodes MENIDYYLSEVLEIPKEATANCGAYYTMKPVKKGEFLLQEGEVCQSNYFVEKGLLRMYSLDKNGKEHIIQFAPENWIMSDRSSLYFNEKSKYYIEAVEDSEILFLTPDFFANLKMQFPESIANNDLLLQKHIRGLQDRVNSLLAETAEERYLKFIRMYPDLLQRVPQWMVASYLGITPESLSRVRKELVKAKG
- the ytxJ gene encoding bacillithiol system redox-active protein YtxJ, whose amino-acid sequence is MSFFDKIFGKNEPENHQQTFWKNMCHENDLKDAVEKSHRNKVVIFKHSTRCFISSTVLKNFENEVQNSDKNIDYYYLDLLACRSLSNKIAEQFGVEHQSPQIIVLENGIAVGNASHQAISLNLV